In Micropterus dolomieu isolate WLL.071019.BEF.003 ecotype Adirondacks linkage group LG17, ASM2129224v1, whole genome shotgun sequence, one genomic interval encodes:
- the zgc:85932 gene encoding calpain-1 catalytic subunit isoform X2, translating into MKKSVSLTSEDSLPPLEDYVDSVCTDELLGSQSRIWLADLRMRDRPPESGDLSSVGRDGLYVDNYFPVGELEMQPGVQWKRPKELCASPQFIVDGASRLDICQGRLGDCWLLSAIASLSMNRSLLQKVMPLEQSFQDGYNGCFVFRFWQYGQWEEVRIDDLLPTKGNELIYLSSPDKHEFWSSLLEKAYAKLKGGYRALDMGFPHEAMVDMTGGVAEVFDIVSLPRDLPAFLRHLLDKGAFISCANCRGPLEKKNEFGIMFRHAYSVTAVEKVKTTYGTEDLVRILNPWGNTEWEGPWSDMKGPEWNTVSAIEQKRLDRISWDDGEFWMSVSDFRQQFEIMEVCHLTDNLSEGSSKLPWSCIMLHGSWEPGTTAGGSHQGGLFWQNPQFYFVLSEVDSGTANTQKTCSFILALMQKHLGRKGINLAVALYIFPAHPKNTYLTAGDLSVLRPVLCSPQYVSRREVLLRGSLPPGRYIIIPSTAEPNQQGEFLLRVLTEQGNAATPAHSPKAQEISPSTQPSYPHETALPSLKSTKQLFMKHCNKNGFCKPVNLYKLLIEAIQGGVLAGSEKYLDLEHCKSMVVLMESQDIAQLNWPEFQGLWDKIRKWTDIFLVVDKNKTQRLEYQEVSPALKAAGIVVDDLVMQVVGLRYTEPDLTISYPGFLYLLMKLESMIRKFQAYDMVGMGTITISYRQWLHMTMYN; encoded by the exons ATGAAAAAGTCGGTAAGTTTAACATCTGAAGACTCCCTTCCTCCGCTGGAAGATTATGTGGACTCTGTCTGCACCGACGAGCTGCTTGGCTCTCAGTCCCGCATCTGGCTGGCGGACCTCCGGATGAGGGACAGGCCTCCGGAGAGCGGGGACCTGAGCTCGGTCGGCCGCGACGGACTGTACGTGGACAATTATTTCCCCGTGGGAGAGCTGGAGATGCAGCCCGGGGTCCAGTGGAAACGACCAAAG GAGCTCTGTGCCTCACCTCAGTTCATAGTAGATGGAGCTTCACGACTGGACATCTGCCAGGGAAGACTCG GGGACTGCTGGTTACTTTCTGCCATTGCATCTCTCTCCATGAATCGTTCCCTGCTCCAGAAGGTCATGCCTCTAGAACAGAGCTTCCAAGATGGGTACAATGGATGCTTCGTCTTCAGG tTCTGGCAGTACGGACAgtgggaggaggtgaggatagACGACTTGTTGCCCACTAAGGGCAACGAGCTTATCTACCTCAGCTCCCCAGACAAACACGAGTTCTGGAGCTCCCTGCTGGAGAAGGCTTACGCCAA GCTCAAAGGTGGCTACAGAGCTCTGGACATGGGCTTCCCTCATGAGGCTATGGTTGATATGACGGGCGGGGTGGCGGAGGTTTTTGACATTGTCTCACTGCCCAGAGACCTGCCAGCCTTCCTCAGACACCTGCTGGATAAAGGAGCATTCATCAGCTGTGCCAACTGCAGG gGTCCTTTGGAGAAAAAGAATGAATTCGGGATCATGTTCAGACATGCCTACTCTGTGACTGCAGTAGAGAAG GTGAAGACGACATACGGCACCGAGGATTTGGTGCGAATCCTCAACCCCTGGGGCAACACGGAGTGGGAGGGGCCCTGGAGTGACATGAAAGG TCCAGAGTGGAACACAGTGAGCGCCATAGAGCAGAAAAGACTAGACAGAATCAGCTGGGATGACGGGGAGTTCTG GATGTCGGTGTCAGACTTCCGGCAGCAATTTGAGATTATGGAGGTTTGTCACCTGACTGACAATCTCAGCGAAGGCTCCAGCAAGCTGCCGTGGAGCTGCATAATGCTTCATGGGAGCTGGGAGCCGGGCACCACAGCAGGAGGCTCTCACCAAGGGG GTTTGTTCTGGCAGAACCCTCAGTTCTACTTCGTCCTGTCAGAGGTGGACAGTGGCACAGCCAACACTCAGAAGACCTGCTCCTTCATTTTGGCTCTGATGCAGAAACACCTGGGACGTAAGGGCATTAACCTGGCCGTAGCCCTGTACATATTCccg GCCCATCCTAAGAATACATATCTGACGGCTGGGGACTTAAGCGTGCTCCGCCCGGTCCTCTGCAGCCCTCAGTACGTCTCACGTCGGGAGGTTCTTCTTCGCGGCTCCCTTCCACCAGGTCGTTACATCATCATCCCTTCAACTGCAGAGCCCAATCAGCAGGGAGAGTTCCTACTGCGGGTGCTGACAGAGCAGGGCAATGCTGCCAC TCCAGCTCACAGTCCAAAGGCACAAGAAATCTCTCCATCAACACAG CCTTCATATCCTCACGAGACTGCCCTTCCTTCACTTAAATCTACCAAACAGCTGTTCATGAAACACTGCAATAAG AATGGGTTTTGCAAACCAGTGAACCTCTACAAACTGCTGATTGAGGCCATACAGGGAGGAG TGTTGGCCGGAAGTGAGAAGTACTTGGATCTGGAGCACTGCAAGAGCATGGTGGTCCTCATGGAG AGCCAAGACATTGCTCAGCTAAACTGGCCAGAGTTCCAGGGTCTGTGGGACAAAATCCGGAAGTGGACG GATATCTTTCTTGTGGTGGACAAGAATAAAACTCAGCGGCTTGAGTATCAAGAGGTCAGCCCCGCTCTGAAGGCAGCAG GCATCGTGGTGGATGATTTGGTAATGCAGGTGGTTGGACTGAGATACACAGAGCCGGACTTGACCATCAGTTACCCCGGCTTCCTGTACCTGCTGATGAAGCTGGAGAGCATGATCC GCAAATTTCAAGCGTACGACATGGTGGGGATGGGAACCATAACCATCAGCTACAGACAG TGGCTCCACATGACCATGTACAACTGA
- the zgc:85932 gene encoding calpain-1 catalytic subunit isoform X1, with the protein MKKSVSLTSEDSLPPLEDYVDSVCTDELLGSQSRIWLADLRMRDRPPESGDLSSVGRDGLYVDNYFPVGELEMQPGVQWKRPKELCASPQFIVDGASRLDICQGRLGDCWLLSAIASLSMNRSLLQKVMPLEQSFQDGYNGCFVFRFWQYGQWEEVRIDDLLPTKGNELIYLSSPDKHEFWSSLLEKAYAKLKGGYRALDMGFPHEAMVDMTGGVAEVFDIVSLPRDLPAFLRHLLDKGAFISCANCRGPLEKKNEFGIMFRHAYSVTAVEKVKTTYGTEDLVRILNPWGNTEWEGPWSDMKGPEWNTVSAIEQKRLDRISWDDGEFWMSVSDFRQQFEIMEVCHLTDNLSEGSSKLPWSCIMLHGSWEPGTTAGGSHQGGLFWQNPQFYFVLSEVDSGTANTQKTCSFILALMQKHLGRKGINLAVALYIFPAHPKNTYLTAGDLSVLRPVLCSPQYVSRREVLLRGSLPPGRYIIIPSTAEPNQQGEFLLRVLTEQGNAATPAHSPKAQEISPSTQPSYPHETALPSLKSTKQLFMKHCNKNGFCKPVNLYKLLIEAIQGGVLAGSEKYLDLEHCKSMVVLMESQDIAQLNWPEFQGLWDKIRKWTDIFLVVDKNKTQRLEYQEVSPALKAAGIVVDDLVMQVVGLRYTEPDLTISYPGFLYLLMKLESMIRSKFQAYDMVGMGTITISYRQWLHMTMYN; encoded by the exons ATGAAAAAGTCGGTAAGTTTAACATCTGAAGACTCCCTTCCTCCGCTGGAAGATTATGTGGACTCTGTCTGCACCGACGAGCTGCTTGGCTCTCAGTCCCGCATCTGGCTGGCGGACCTCCGGATGAGGGACAGGCCTCCGGAGAGCGGGGACCTGAGCTCGGTCGGCCGCGACGGACTGTACGTGGACAATTATTTCCCCGTGGGAGAGCTGGAGATGCAGCCCGGGGTCCAGTGGAAACGACCAAAG GAGCTCTGTGCCTCACCTCAGTTCATAGTAGATGGAGCTTCACGACTGGACATCTGCCAGGGAAGACTCG GGGACTGCTGGTTACTTTCTGCCATTGCATCTCTCTCCATGAATCGTTCCCTGCTCCAGAAGGTCATGCCTCTAGAACAGAGCTTCCAAGATGGGTACAATGGATGCTTCGTCTTCAGG tTCTGGCAGTACGGACAgtgggaggaggtgaggatagACGACTTGTTGCCCACTAAGGGCAACGAGCTTATCTACCTCAGCTCCCCAGACAAACACGAGTTCTGGAGCTCCCTGCTGGAGAAGGCTTACGCCAA GCTCAAAGGTGGCTACAGAGCTCTGGACATGGGCTTCCCTCATGAGGCTATGGTTGATATGACGGGCGGGGTGGCGGAGGTTTTTGACATTGTCTCACTGCCCAGAGACCTGCCAGCCTTCCTCAGACACCTGCTGGATAAAGGAGCATTCATCAGCTGTGCCAACTGCAGG gGTCCTTTGGAGAAAAAGAATGAATTCGGGATCATGTTCAGACATGCCTACTCTGTGACTGCAGTAGAGAAG GTGAAGACGACATACGGCACCGAGGATTTGGTGCGAATCCTCAACCCCTGGGGCAACACGGAGTGGGAGGGGCCCTGGAGTGACATGAAAGG TCCAGAGTGGAACACAGTGAGCGCCATAGAGCAGAAAAGACTAGACAGAATCAGCTGGGATGACGGGGAGTTCTG GATGTCGGTGTCAGACTTCCGGCAGCAATTTGAGATTATGGAGGTTTGTCACCTGACTGACAATCTCAGCGAAGGCTCCAGCAAGCTGCCGTGGAGCTGCATAATGCTTCATGGGAGCTGGGAGCCGGGCACCACAGCAGGAGGCTCTCACCAAGGGG GTTTGTTCTGGCAGAACCCTCAGTTCTACTTCGTCCTGTCAGAGGTGGACAGTGGCACAGCCAACACTCAGAAGACCTGCTCCTTCATTTTGGCTCTGATGCAGAAACACCTGGGACGTAAGGGCATTAACCTGGCCGTAGCCCTGTACATATTCccg GCCCATCCTAAGAATACATATCTGACGGCTGGGGACTTAAGCGTGCTCCGCCCGGTCCTCTGCAGCCCTCAGTACGTCTCACGTCGGGAGGTTCTTCTTCGCGGCTCCCTTCCACCAGGTCGTTACATCATCATCCCTTCAACTGCAGAGCCCAATCAGCAGGGAGAGTTCCTACTGCGGGTGCTGACAGAGCAGGGCAATGCTGCCAC TCCAGCTCACAGTCCAAAGGCACAAGAAATCTCTCCATCAACACAG CCTTCATATCCTCACGAGACTGCCCTTCCTTCACTTAAATCTACCAAACAGCTGTTCATGAAACACTGCAATAAG AATGGGTTTTGCAAACCAGTGAACCTCTACAAACTGCTGATTGAGGCCATACAGGGAGGAG TGTTGGCCGGAAGTGAGAAGTACTTGGATCTGGAGCACTGCAAGAGCATGGTGGTCCTCATGGAG AGCCAAGACATTGCTCAGCTAAACTGGCCAGAGTTCCAGGGTCTGTGGGACAAAATCCGGAAGTGGACG GATATCTTTCTTGTGGTGGACAAGAATAAAACTCAGCGGCTTGAGTATCAAGAGGTCAGCCCCGCTCTGAAGGCAGCAG GCATCGTGGTGGATGATTTGGTAATGCAGGTGGTTGGACTGAGATACACAGAGCCGGACTTGACCATCAGTTACCCCGGCTTCCTGTACCTGCTGATGAAGCTGGAGAGCATGATCC GGA GCAAATTTCAAGCGTACGACATGGTGGGGATGGGAACCATAACCATCAGCTACAGACAG TGGCTCCACATGACCATGTACAACTGA